One genomic region from Anguilla rostrata isolate EN2019 chromosome 2, ASM1855537v3, whole genome shotgun sequence encodes:
- the LOC135248905 gene encoding forkhead box protein D1-like: MTLDTELMEEPDIDVVGDVNKDSRKENFLTSPASGKSGHEVNASSSPKLQDVDINGNNTPQKCSPAAGKSAASVKPPYSYIALITMAILQSPKKRLTLSEICDFISHRFNYYREKFPAWQNSIRHNLSLNDCFIKMPREPGNPGKGNYWTLDPMSSDMFENGSFLRRRKRFKRQHFRFSALKEAPLEPRGMPSFTYGAYGLGATCLPLPGLELYHMGIDYRSGSPCAPTIPPVSSILPALSTLFTRTQHAAVKAFLPSQSPGYDSLGTTRCATISSAVVPDSSFLSTTVLHPLASPHLLSLQQEHQKLQSLQFNSSLANKILGLQQLGNANNQ; encoded by the coding sequence ATGACTTTGGACACAGAACTAATGGAAGAGCCCGACATCGATGTGGTGGGAGATGTTAACAAGGACTCTAGAAAGGAAAACTTTCTAACTTCCCCGGCGTCGGGGAAATCAGGGCACGAAGTAAACGCATCCTCGTCTCCAAAACTACAGGACGTAGATATAAATGGTAATAATACTCCGCAAAAATGCAGTCCTGCTGCAGGGAAGAGCGCTGCTTCCGTAAAGCCACCATACTCCTACATTGCTCTAATAACAATGGCCATTCTCCAGAGCCCGAAGAAGCGCCTCACTCTCAGCGAGATATGCGACTTTATCAGCCACCGCTTCAACTACTATAGGGAGAAATTTCCCGCCTGGCAGAATTCCATCAGACACAACCTGTCTTTGAACGACTGCTTCATCAAAATGCCCCGAGAACCCGGTAACCCAGGGAAGGGAAATTACTGGACGTTGGACCCCATGTCGTCTGACATGTTTGAAAACGGCAGCTTTCTGCGGAGAAGGAAGCGTTTCAAACGGCAACACTTCAGATTTAGTGCGCTGAAGGAAGCTCCGCTCGAGCCTCGCGGGATGCCCAGCTTTACCTACGGTGCGTACGGTCTCGGGGCGACGTGCCTACCCCTTCCCGGATTGGAGTTATACCACATGGGCATTGACTATCGTTCAGGCTCGCCTTGTGCGCCCACCATCCCACCTGTTAGCAGCATCCTGCCGGCGCTGTCAACCCTTTTCACCAGGACCCAGCATGCCGCCGTTAAGGCTTTTCTCCCGTCACAATCTCCAGGATATGATTCCCTCGGTACGACACGCTGCGCCACCATCTCATCCGCCGTGGTCCCCGACTCCTCATTCTTGTCAACAACGGTGCTCCACCCGCTGGCATCTCCGCATCTCCTCAGTCTACAGCAGGAGCACCAGAAACTGCAGTCTCTGCAGTTCAACTCCAGTCTGGCCAATAAAATCCTTGGCCTACAGCAACTGGGAAACGCCAACAACCAATAG